In Rutidosis leptorrhynchoides isolate AG116_Rl617_1_P2 chromosome 2, CSIRO_AGI_Rlap_v1, whole genome shotgun sequence, one genomic interval encodes:
- the LOC139889353 gene encoding uncharacterized protein produces MEKLSYFIQVAEDDRVNRHKTIIHCPCRKCRNGQCFSDSTIIRNHLLLNGFTRGYTCWSFHGESLVDSNPRVPYCNDTNDDVNDYVDDDVNVEESYNGDEDNFDDMLHDLEDNVAKKYHDKFQQLFVDSEKPLYNGCMNFTKLSAVVKLVNLKANNGWSDTSFTSLLELLHKMLSEDNELPVSTYKVKKLMCPMGLEIQRIHACPNDCMLYRNEDENLHKCRVCGTSRYKHGKPANVDSDVTENGPPAKLLWYLPIIPRLKRLFANVKDAKLLRWHAEERKRDGKIRHVADSLQWRNIDNDFEEFGDEIRNIRFGLSSDGFNPFGDLSSRYSTWPVLLCIYNLPSWLCMKRKYIMMSLLIQGPKQPGNDIDVYLEPLVDDMMQLWHTGVEVYDAYKKEYFQLRAMIFCTINDFPAYGNLSGYSTKGKKACPVCGDDTCSLWLKNCKKLVFMGHRRSLSKRHPYRKKKNYLMGTPPKGIWKKKSIFWKLPYWKHLHVRHCLDVMHIEKNVCESLIGLLLIIPGKTKDGLNVREDMVLMKIRPELAPQDIDGRCTKFLPPACYTMSKVEKTKFCQSLHGIKVPSGYSANIKKLVSLKYLKLIGMKSHDCHVLMTQMIPIAIRGILPDHIRRTITKLCLFFNRIHSKVIDPEELDEYQQDIILTLCELEMYFPPSFFDVMVHLISHIVGEIKACGPVFLRYMYPFERYMSILKGYVRNHNRPEGSIVEGYASEEEHQLLLRNKYSQKSSSWLAKEHNRTFSDWLKNKVRSTLPNVEKTVEELGFGPKHVIRYQGYDINGYTFYTKEQDEKSTVQNSGVTVIASSTEVTTVNREERLRIAKNSYYGVIQEIWELNYGSFDPNDSRWHVVQHGKRRIVGVDNVVDEEEYDQFDELPPFSVGIESRKEVLNDIDVLYFRDDHHEGDEV; encoded by the exons ATGGAAAAATTGTCATATTTCATTCAAGTTGCCGAGGATGATCGTGTGAACAGACATAAGACCATAATTCACTGTCCTTGTAGAAAATGTAGAAATGGCCAGTGCTTCAGTGATTCTACTATAATCAGAAATCATTTATTATTAAACGGGTTTACGAGAGGATATACTTGCTGGTCTTTTCACGGTGAATCGTTGGTTGATAGTAACCCACGGGTTCCATATTGCAATGATACCAATGATGATgtcaatgattatgttgatgatgatgttaATGTTGAAGAATCATACAATGGTGATGAAGACAATTTTGATGACATGTTACACGATCTGGAGGATAATGTTGCTAAAAAATATCATGATAAATTTCAACAACTATTTGTTGACTCGGAAAAACCATTATATAACGGTTGTATGAATTTTACAAAACTTTCTGCCGTGGTGAAATTGGTTAACTTGAAAGCAAATAATGGTTGGAGCGACACCAGTTTTACAAGCTTATTAGAGTTATTACATAAAATGCTCTCCGAAGATAATGAGTTGCCCGTTTCAACATATAAAGTGAAAAAGCTTATGTGCCCAATGGGATTAGAGATACAAAGAATACATGCATGTCCAAATGATTGTATGTTGTATAGAAATGAAGACGAAAACCTTCATAAATGTAGGGTATGTGGTACATCTAGGTATAAACATGGAAAACCAGCAAATGTTGATAGTGACGTGACAGAAAATGGCCCTCCTGCAAAATTATTGTGGTATCTGCCTATCATACCAAGATTGAAGAGATTATTTGCAAATGTCAAAGATGCAAAATTATTACGTTGGCATGCGGAAGAGCGTAAAAGGGATGGAAAGATAAGGCATGTTGCTGATTCACTTCAATGGAGGAATATCGATAATGATTTTGAAGAATTTGGAGATGAAATAAGAAATATTCGGTTTGGACTCAGTTCAGATGGATTTAATCCTTTTGGAGACTTAAGTAGTCGCTATAGCACTTGGCCAGTTCTATTGTGTATTTACAATCTTCCATCTTGGTTATGTATGAAACGAAAATACATCATGATGTCACTTTTGATTCAAGGCCCAAAACAACCCGGTAACGACATAGATGTATATTTAGAACCATTAGTTGATGACATGATGCAATTGTGGCATACAGGCGTAGAAGTATATGATGCGTACAAGAAAGAGTACTTCCAATTACGGGCTATGATTTTTTGCACCATCAATGATTTTCCTGCGTACGGTAATTTGTCGGGATATAGTACGAAAGGGAAAAAAGCATGTCCCGTGTGTGGGGACGATACTTGTTCGCTTTGGTTGAAAAATTGCAAGAAACTAGTATTCATGGGACATCGAAGATCGCTTTCAAAGAGGCATCCATACCGTAAGAAAAAAAATTATTTGATG GGTACTCCTCCCAAAGGTATATGGAAGAAAAAATCTATCTTCTGGAAATTACCGTACTGGAAGCATTTGCACGTACGTCATTGTCTTGATGTTATGCATATTGAGAAAAATGTTTGTGAAAGTTTAATAGGTCTACTGTTGATCATTCCAGGAAAAACAAAAGATGGACTTAATGTTCGAGAAGATATGGTGTTAATGAAAATAAGACCAGAACTTGCACCACAAGATATCGATGGAAGGTGCACTAAATTTCTCCCGCCAGCTTGTTACACCATGTCTAAGGTCGAGAAAACTAAATTTTGTCAATCTTTGCATGGTATTAAGGTTCCGTCTGGCTATTCAGCTAACATTAAGAAGTTGGTGTCGCTGAAATACTTGAAGTTGATTGGTATGAAGTCACATGATTGTCATGTACTAATGACTCAGATGATTCCTATCGCCATTCGTGGTATATTACCGGACCATATTCGGCGTACAATAACAAAACTCTGCTTATTTTTTAACAGAATCCATTCGAAGGTTATTGATCCCGAGGAGTTGGATGAATATCAACAAGATATCATATTAACTCTTTGTGAACTTGAGATGTATTTTCCACCTTCTTTTTTCGATGTCATGGTCCATTTGATATCTCATATTGTGGGAGAAATCAAGGCATGCGGTCCAGTTTTTTTACGGTACATGTATCCATTCGAAAGATATATGAGTATCTTAAAAGGGTATGTAAGAAACCATAACCGACCAGAAGGTAGTATTGTTGAAGGATATGCTTCTGAGGAG GAGCACCAATTATTGTTGAGAAACAAATATAGTCAAAAGAGTTCATCATGGTTGGCTAAAGAACATAATAGAACATTTTCAGATTGGTTGAAAAATAAAGTCAGGAGTACACTTCCAAATGTTGAGAAAACAGTAGAAGAATTAGGATTCGGTCCTAAACACGTAATAAGATATCAAGGCTACGATATTAACGGATATACATTTTACACTAAAGAACAAGATGAAAAGAGTACGGTGCAAAATAGTGGAGTGACAGTTATAGCCTCTTCAACTGAAGTAACCACGGTTAATCGTGAAGAAAGATTAAGGATCGCTAAAAACTCTTATTATGGTGTCATTCAAGAAATATGGGAATTAAATTATGGTTCATTC GACCCAAATGATTCTAGATGGCACGTTGTCCAGCACGGAAAACGACGTATAGTTGGTGTCGACAATGTTGTGGATGAGGAGGAGTACGACCAATTTGACGAGTTACCACCATTTTCTGTTGGTATTGAGTCTAGAAAAGAAGTTCTTAATGATATTGATGTTTTGTACTTTCGAGATGACCATCACGAAGGAGACGAGGTCTGA